One genomic region from Siniperca chuatsi isolate FFG_IHB_CAS linkage group LG18, ASM2008510v1, whole genome shotgun sequence encodes:
- the tmem141 gene encoding transmembrane protein 141: protein MLYSAKNLTSSFTTTNKMVNIGLTKVDDALAAKHPGLGSYAACQSHAFMKGTGSFVLGAASLFAIQKVLQRKLPYPLQWNLLISIVASSVGSYAVTRWETQKCSDLWLLLETGKVPDRSPPQVSKPEESKKPEKTKYGDVME, encoded by the exons ATGTTATATTCAGCTAAGAATTTAACTTCTAGTTTCACAACAACCAACAAAATGGTCAATATCGGTCTCACCAAAGTGGACGATGCGCTGGCAGCAAAACACCCg GGTTTAGGGAGTTATGCTGCCTGTCAGTCTCATGCCTTCATGAAGGGTACTGGGAGCTTTGTACTTG GTGCTGCCAGTTTGTTTGCCATTCAGAAGGTTCTCCAGAGGAAGCTTCCTTATCCTCTTCAGTGGAACCTACTTATTTCAATAG tggcATCATCAGTGGGAAGTTATGCAGTGACTCGCTGGGAAACACAGAAATGCTCAGACCTTTGGTTGTTGCTAGAAACAGGCAAAGTCCCGGACAGATCGCCACCGCAGG tgTCTAAACCAGAGGAATCTAAAAAACCTGAGAAGACAAAATATGGTGACGTGATGGAATGA
- the sapcd2 gene encoding suppressor APC domain-containing protein 2 isoform X2, giving the protein MALIAADHQGCKLNGTIAVYGRVGPRKEVFQGKVEGFKAAKMQPKETEYSTDGLPKAFLHSLRTLFDILDDCGRGYVHISEIESRWQGADTRDLPGGVLGCLRRVTPPHGCLTFERFVAGLRYSMLNPENSSHLKAQAAVHPQQAPKQPQKPAPLSTCSVGTRVENKVRPLGPSNVTNTQQHRASSLQSRARPEDGTGYPVCGPAPYSAGFERSGRSLERNSVAPGGGCYRADPGHATKPAQPQQSRVRSIESLALESPQLQRTSVVKSGLPRSQSESATGFTGGSRRHGRSREEQRRHTISNGVDYGMLKQMKELEQEKDSLLAGLEVVERARDWYQGQIHNVTERQRQVGQSSHSTDFFTEANQSRMNVLIPKLQEVNRCLNDLISCTGMSFPSSAVQTSVLSANPQPPGPAPPQAIQRLKDQNRLLTQEVTERSERIAQLEQEKSALIKQLFEARARSAQDTSTMDSTFI; this is encoded by the exons ATGGCGTTGATAGCGGCCGACCACCAGGGCTGCAAACTGAACGGGACTATTGCGGTTTACGGCAGAGTTGGACCAAGAAAAGAAGTGTTTCAAGGGAAGGTGGAGGGCTTTAAAGCGGCCAAAATGCAGCCAAAAGAGACGGAGTATTCAACAGATGGCCTGCCCAAAGCCTTCCTGCACAGCCTGAGGAccctgtttgacattttggatgaCTGTGGACGGGGATATGTCCACATCTCGGAGATCGAGAGCCGCTGGCAGGGCGCAGACACCCGGGACCTGCCCGGCGGGGTGCTGGGCTGCCTCAGGAGGGTCACCCCACCGCATGGCTGCCTCACCTTTGAGCGGTTCGTTGCGGGGCTGCGGTACTCCATGCTCAACCCGGAGAACAGCAGCCACCTCAAGGCCCAGGCTGCCGTGCACCCGCAGCAGGCACCGAAGCAGCCCCAGAAACCCGCCCCGCTGTCCACATGCAGTGTTGGGACACGGGTTGAGAACAAGGTCCGTCCGCTGGGGCCGAGCAATGTGACCAACACCCAGCAGCACCGGGCGTCCTCCCTGCAGAGCCGGGCCAGGCCGGAGGATGGGACCGGGTACCCCGTGTGTGGACCGGCGCCGTATAGCGCGGGCTTCGAGAGGTCTGGGAGGAGTTTGGAGCGGAATTCTGTCGCACCGGGGGGCGGGTGTTACCGGGCCGACCCGGGCCATGCCACCAAACCAGCGCAGCCCCAGCAGAGCCGGGTCAGGTCCATTGAGTCGCTTGCTCTGGAGTCACCGCAGCTTCAACGAACAA GTGTTGTGAAATCAGGTTTACCAAGATCTCAGAGCGAATCAGCAACAGGATTTACAGGCGGCTCCAGGCGACACGGGCGGAGTCGGGAAGAGCAGAGGCGGCATACCATATCCAACGGGGTGGATTATGGAATG TTAAAGCAAATGAAAGAGCTGGAGCAGGAGAAGGACTCCCTGCTGGCGGGCCTGGAAGTTGTGGAGCGGGCCCGCGACTGGTACCAGGGCCAAATCCACAAtgtcacagagagacagcggCAGGTCGGCCAGAGCTCCCACTCCACG GATTTCTTTACAGAAGCCAATCAGAGTCGCATGAATGTTCTAATACCCAAACTGCAAGAAGTCAACCGCTGCCTTAATGACCTTATTTCCTGCACTGGGATG TCATTTCCTTCCAGCGCGGTGCAGACATCCGTGCTCTCAGCTAACCCCCAGCCTCCGGGTCCAGCTCCTCCGCAAGCCATCCAGAGACTGAAAGACCAGAACCGACTTCTCACACAG GAGGTGACAGAGAGGAGCGAGCGGATCGCCCAGCTGGAGCAGGAGAAGTCCGCTTTGATAAAGCAGCTTTTTGAGGCTCGAGCCCGCAGTGCGCAAGACACCAGCACCATGGATTCCACCTTCAtctga
- the sapcd2 gene encoding suppressor APC domain-containing protein 2 isoform X1, which produces MALIAADHQGCKLNGTIAVYGRVGPRKEVFQGKVEGFKAAKMQPKETEYSTDGLPKAFLHSLRTLFDILDDCGRGYVHISEIESRWQGADTRDLPGGVLGCLRRVTPPHGCLTFERFVAGLRYSMLNPENSSHLKAQAAVHPQQAPKQPQKPAPLSTCSVGTRVENKVRPLGPSNVTNTQQHRASSLQSRARPEDGTGYPVCGPAPYSAGFERSGRSLERNSVAPGGGCYRADPGHATKPAQPQQSRVRSIESLALESPQLQRTSVVKSGLPRSQSESATGFTGGSRRHGRSREEQRRHTISNGVDYGMLKQMKELEQEKDSLLAGLEVVERARDWYQGQIHNVTERQRQVGQSSHSTDFFTEANQSRMNVLIPKLQEVNRCLNDLISCTGMQSFPSSAVQTSVLSANPQPPGPAPPQAIQRLKDQNRLLTQEVTERSERIAQLEQEKSALIKQLFEARARSAQDTSTMDSTFI; this is translated from the exons ATGGCGTTGATAGCGGCCGACCACCAGGGCTGCAAACTGAACGGGACTATTGCGGTTTACGGCAGAGTTGGACCAAGAAAAGAAGTGTTTCAAGGGAAGGTGGAGGGCTTTAAAGCGGCCAAAATGCAGCCAAAAGAGACGGAGTATTCAACAGATGGCCTGCCCAAAGCCTTCCTGCACAGCCTGAGGAccctgtttgacattttggatgaCTGTGGACGGGGATATGTCCACATCTCGGAGATCGAGAGCCGCTGGCAGGGCGCAGACACCCGGGACCTGCCCGGCGGGGTGCTGGGCTGCCTCAGGAGGGTCACCCCACCGCATGGCTGCCTCACCTTTGAGCGGTTCGTTGCGGGGCTGCGGTACTCCATGCTCAACCCGGAGAACAGCAGCCACCTCAAGGCCCAGGCTGCCGTGCACCCGCAGCAGGCACCGAAGCAGCCCCAGAAACCCGCCCCGCTGTCCACATGCAGTGTTGGGACACGGGTTGAGAACAAGGTCCGTCCGCTGGGGCCGAGCAATGTGACCAACACCCAGCAGCACCGGGCGTCCTCCCTGCAGAGCCGGGCCAGGCCGGAGGATGGGACCGGGTACCCCGTGTGTGGACCGGCGCCGTATAGCGCGGGCTTCGAGAGGTCTGGGAGGAGTTTGGAGCGGAATTCTGTCGCACCGGGGGGCGGGTGTTACCGGGCCGACCCGGGCCATGCCACCAAACCAGCGCAGCCCCAGCAGAGCCGGGTCAGGTCCATTGAGTCGCTTGCTCTGGAGTCACCGCAGCTTCAACGAACAA GTGTTGTGAAATCAGGTTTACCAAGATCTCAGAGCGAATCAGCAACAGGATTTACAGGCGGCTCCAGGCGACACGGGCGGAGTCGGGAAGAGCAGAGGCGGCATACCATATCCAACGGGGTGGATTATGGAATG TTAAAGCAAATGAAAGAGCTGGAGCAGGAGAAGGACTCCCTGCTGGCGGGCCTGGAAGTTGTGGAGCGGGCCCGCGACTGGTACCAGGGCCAAATCCACAAtgtcacagagagacagcggCAGGTCGGCCAGAGCTCCCACTCCACG GATTTCTTTACAGAAGCCAATCAGAGTCGCATGAATGTTCTAATACCCAAACTGCAAGAAGTCAACCGCTGCCTTAATGACCTTATTTCCTGCACTGGGATG CAGTCATTTCCTTCCAGCGCGGTGCAGACATCCGTGCTCTCAGCTAACCCCCAGCCTCCGGGTCCAGCTCCTCCGCAAGCCATCCAGAGACTGAAAGACCAGAACCGACTTCTCACACAG GAGGTGACAGAGAGGAGCGAGCGGATCGCCCAGCTGGAGCAGGAGAAGTCCGCTTTGATAAAGCAGCTTTTTGAGGCTCGAGCCCGCAGTGCGCAAGACACCAGCACCATGGATTCCACCTTCAtctga